In the genome of Ureibacillus sp. FSL W7-1570, the window ATAGAGAATCGACACATCCGGCCTTCGGGTCACGGGCACCGTATACAACCCGGGGAATTCTTGATTGTAAGATGGCTCCTGCGCACATGGGACAAGGCTCCAACGTCACATATAATGTGGTTTCTTCCAACCGCCAGCTTCCCAAAACTTTGCAGGCTTCTTGTATGGCCATAAGCTCTGCGTGGGTGACAGCATTTTGAGTCGATTCTCTTAAATTATGGGAACGGGCAATGATTTTGTCCTGATAAACTATCACAGCACCAATGGGAACTTCGCCGAGGGCTTCCGCTTTTTTTGCTTCGATCATCGCTTCTCTCATAAAAAATTGATCTTTTTCGTGTAATGCCACTTTCCTCTCTCCTTCGGTGTAAGTGTAACATGAAACCTCCCAATTTCTCCATATTGGTATTGAATAGCAGGAAAATTTATAATTCTGTTACATGGACTACACATTCATTCGATATAATGAAAGAAAAAGGAGAAGGTGACATATTTGCGTGTAGCAGTTTATTGCGGATCGTCTTCGGGGAAATCACCGATTTATGAGGAAGCGGCCATTGAACTAGGGAAAGCATTGGCAAAGAAAAAATATGGCGTTGTTTATGGCGGTTCCACCCAAGGATTGATGGGGAAAGTGGCGGATGCGGCTCTTTCCGAAGGCGGGGAAGTCATTGGAGTGATGCCAAAACAGTTGATGAATAAAAAAGAAAAATTACATACAGGATTGACGGAACTATATATCGTTGATTCCATGCATACCCGAAAGAAGAAAATGTCGGATCTTTCCCATGCATTTGTCGCGTTGCCGGGTGGTTGCGGAACGTTGGATGAATATTTTGAAGCTTTTACTTGGGCGCAAATCGGCATCCATTCAAAACCGGTCATTTTATACAACGTCAACGGCTTTTATGATGCCCTTATACAACATTTTGAAAAGATGATGGAAGAAGGATTTTTGAGAGAACATCAGCATAGTCTGTTTCAGGCAGTGACAACGGTGGAAGAATTGCTCTTTATTTTGGATGGCTTGAACGAAGCATTGAAGGAAGGCAATTGATATTTTTTAATAGTTATAGAAAAGCGGGCTGTCTGGAAGGTGGGCAGCCTGTTTTTCTTTTCATTCTTATCTTTCCGTTGGAGGGTTGGAAAAGGAAATATTGATTGTACGAAATCGCTCTGAATTGTAAGATATTTTAAATATGGGAAATTGTACGAGGTGAGAGAAGGATGAGCTGGTTATTGCAATGGGTATTGCCGAATGAGGTGAACCAAATTGATGATTTATACCGGGTTGATATTGAAGAATCGATACATCAATTGGAAGCATTTGCATTGGCGCACCAGAATGAAATAAAGAAAGTTTATATTTGGGTACGTCTTCATCGCCCTTTTTCCATCCGGCAACAAATGGAGTTTGAGGAACGATGGGAAAAAGAATTGCGAAAGAAAATCCACCAGAATGTGGAATTGATTGTGCTCGACAGAAAAAAAGGAAAATGGTTTGAGAATGAACTTATTGAAGTCAATCGCGAGATCCATAGGATTTGCATTGAAGAACCCTTTGAGGAAATGGTATTGATTTCAAGAGGAGAACATTCCCAATTGCAACAGGCTGTCCTTATCGGAGGAATCAAGACTTTTGCGAACCGTTTCTGTTTGATGTTGCAAGATCAAGCAACAGGGGAACTGATCAGACAACAATTCCATGATTCCCCATATAAAAAGTCCTGGCTTCAATTATTCCAACATTTAATCCATGATTACAATTACGTTGGAGCTTTAAAATTAATGGAAGGACTTGAAAAAAACGATCGAACGCGGTTTATTAAATATCTTTTGGAAGTCCAGCTGTTACGGCAAAATTTCAATTTTGAAAAAGCCTTGGAAAAATTTATGGAAGCCAAGAAAATACATCCAGCTTCCAATTTACGGTTGTTGGAGATGGAACTGATCCTGCAATGTTTAAACGGCGAGCAGGGGGAACAGAAAAAAGAACTGGAACAGATTCAGGAACTGTATCGACATATTAAAGCCCTTCTTTTAAAAGGGGATTATCCTGCGTTTTTGGTCCGATTTTATCGTGCAAGGGAAGCGGTATTACGATATATCGTCAAGTATGGTCCTGATGAAAAAATCGACATTCCCAGAGCTTCTTCCATTTATCAGTTCATCAATCAAGTGGAGGAACTGTATGAAGAGGGGAAAATCAATCGGTATTTCGGTGTCTATTTTTACATAAAAAGTTCCAATGTGGCCAATGCGCTGAATGTCCGCAATAAAAGTTTCATCGGACATAATCGCAAATCAATTTCAAAAAATGCCATCTTCCATGAATATTACGGTTCAAAAAATATTAAAATTCCCCAAGCAACAGAGCGGTTTTTGGGAGATACTCGCATCATGCTCCGTGATTTGGGCGGTGCATTGGATGATAATTTGGAAGCAATGAATCTGTATCTGATCGAATTGATGTTCAGTGCGGCACGGGAAGGGGCTGTAAAAGTTGATTAAAACCATATGGATCATCCCTCCGGCAAAAGGAGAAATCAATTTAGAGAAATTTTGGGAGAATGTGATTTCCGATGAGGAAATGATCATGATTCATTCCTCGATGGAAACGGCAAACATACCGGATGTTGAAAACATTCGGCTTCATGGAGAAACGCTTCAAGAAAAATTGGACGATTTGGAAGAATATCTGGAAAACCTGGCAATGCAGGCAAAGAAAATTCGGCTGATCGTGGAACCCCATGGAAATGTGTTGACGGATGCTGCCGTTCATTTTTGCATGACCCATTTTCCGTTAAAAACGGAGATGAGAATGAAGCAGGAGATATGGAGAAACTCCGATATCCATGGGGAAGGTGAGGAAATCTATCAACTGGTCCATCATTTAATTTATTTGAATAAATATCAAATTGCGGAGTTGATTTTAAAGAATTACTCAGGCGACAACGATCTTTTCCATTTGCTCCAGTTTGGCCAACATCTGCTCAACGGCAATGCAACTTTTATCGATTCCCACAATGAATTATTCTATTTCAATTTATTGCAAAGGGTATTAAAAAGCATTGATCATGACAAGGAAGAATTGCAATTCATCCATGTGATGAAGGGACTGGCCAGTGGCAAGCAACGTCCGTTCATTTACTTTTTGCAAAATTATTGCAAGCAAATGTATAAAACAGAAGAGTTGATTGATTTCATTGTGCTTTATTACCGGCTGGCCGAGGAATCGTTATTATTTGCCATGGGATGGGATGTGAATGACAGCAATTATTATTGGGTGCGGAAAAACGCGAAGAGAAGCGTCCCTTTTAAACGGCCGATATCCCGTCACTTTTACAGTTATTTAAAAATCATTTTGGAAAAGGCTAAAGAAAATCCAAGAAATAAATATTATCAAGAGTTGGTGCGGGACTTCACCCAAGATTGGCTGATCGGTTTAATCGATTTGCGCCATGAAGGGATCAGCGGCCATGGATTCAGGCATTTCAGCAAGGAATTGTTTGAGGAGATTGCTTCGGGAGACCCCATTGAAAAGATGAATGAGTTGCTTGGACGCTATGGATTGTATGCAACCCATGATCTGTTCGAATTGCTCCAAAAAGCGATACTTGCCATGGCGAGAAATTCATTGATGGGAACAAGCAGCCGCCAATAAAAGCGGATGAAGAATAGTGGGGATTTTTTTCAGACTTTCCCGGGAGCAATGAGACAAAAAAAGATTTTCTTTTTAAATTTTAACGAAGGAAATTGAAAATTATATGGAAAAAGGAAACTTTATCCTATAATATAGAATTGTTGAAATATTTAGTGAATTCAAAGGGGTTATGTTGAAATGTCAAACTTAGTCGAACGATTTTTAGCGGTGCCAACTACAGCCATTTCTGATGCGACAGGAGGACATACAAATTTAGATGCAAACATTAAGCCGTTGAGCGACCATTATAAAATTGCTGGACGAGCTGTTACAGTCCGATTGCCGGATGGGGAGAATAAAGCGGTGCTTGAAGCCATCAGCATTGCAAAAAAAGGGGATATTCTCGTAATTGATGCGAAAGGAAATACCAACCGGGCCGTGGCAGGAGATTTTGTCGCTTCTCTTGCAAAGGGATTAGGAATCCAAGGGTTTGTTGTGAATGGTGTAATCCGTGATATTGCTGCGATGCGTGAACTGGATTTCCCGATTTTCGCTTTAGGGACAACAGTCGCAAGCGGAAATAAACACGGCGGTGGAAAAGTGAATGTTCCGATTGCCATCGGCGGCGTCAGCGTCCAACCAGGAGACTTTATTGTCGGGGATGTGGACGGGGTCGTTGTCATTCCGCAAGGGGAAGAAGAAGAAATTTTGAAAAAAGCGGAAGAAAAAATGGCGAAAGATGAAGCAAGAGAAAAAGAGGCTTTGGCCAATGGAGAAGAATCCATCCGCAAATATCTTGAGAAAGCTTTGGCAAAATAAAAACTGAATAGAAAGTTTGATCCTTTCCATTCAGCCGATATAAATAAAACCGTTTATATTCCAGGATGGTTATAAAATGATTTGAAGGAGGTTGGGACAAAACCCCCTCTAAAATGGAAACAGCCCATGAAATTTTGGAATAAAATTTCATGGGCTGTTCTTCATTTTTTCAATAAAAATAAGGACATCTTCTGTTAAAATTTAAGTATCCAACCCCAAAAATTTTAACGAAAGAAGTGTCCTTATGTTTAAATATTATAACATGAATCAATTAGTTTTGCCTTTAGATTTAGAAATAAAATTACAAGAAAATGATATTGCCTTCCACATCCACCATTTAGTTGAAAGTATTCCAGATGAAGCCTTCCAGCCGTTTCTTCGAAATACAGGTTGTCCTGCTTATCATCCACGCATGATGCTAAAAATTATTTTGTGTGCCTATTCGCAGTCTGTCTTTTCAGGTCGAAAAATTGAAGCGCTATTAAAGGACAGTATACGAATGATGTGGTTGGCACAAGGATATGAACCAAGTTATCGGACGATCAATCGTTTTCGTGTGCATCCGGAAGTAAAAGAATTAATTCGTCAATGTTTTGTCCAATTCCGTTGCCAACTGGTGGAAGAAAAGTTAATCGATCAAGAAGCCATTTTTATCGATGGTACGAAGATTGAAGCGAATGCCAATAAATTTACTTTCGTATGGAAGAAATCCATTGAAAAATACAACCAAAGCTTAATTGAAAAATCCAATCAGCTCTACAACGAACTGTTAGAGAAGGAAATCATCCCTGAAATGGAGCGGGAAAATGAGGGAGAACTGTCCGTTGAAGAACTCGCTCAAATGGTGCAACAAGTCGATGAAGTGATTACGGAATATGACCAAAAGATAGAAGCATCGCCCGATGCCACAGAACGAAAAGCATTAAGAAGCGAACGGAAATATCCGAAGCGAGTGTACAAACAGTTGATTGACTTGATTTTACGTAAACAAAAGTATCAAAAAGACTTCGAAATCTTGGGTGAACGGAATAGTTATTCCAAAACAGACTTAGATGCGACGTTCATGCGAATGAAAGACGACTATATGAAAAACGGTCAATTGAAGGCTGGATACAACGTACAAATCGCAACAGAAGGTCAATACGCACTAGCTTATAGCATCTTTCCAAATCCTACTGATACACGTACATTAATTCCGTTCTTGAATAAGATAGAAAAGGATTATTTTCCGTTGCCAAAGTATATTGTCGCAGATGCTGGTTATGGTAGTGAACAAAACTATGAAGACATCCTTTCGAATCGAAAATGTGAGGCACTCATTCCATATACCATGTATGAGAAAGAACAAAAGAAGAAATATAAACAAAATCCATTTCATCCAGACAATTGGATGTACGACGAAGAAAGTGATACCTACATTTGTCCAAATCAGCAGCGAGTAACCTTCCGTTATCGTTCTGTACGTACAGATAAGACTGGTTTCAAACGAGAATTGAAAATCTATGAATGTGAAAACTGTTCAGGATGTCCATTTCGTTCATCATGCACAAAAGCAAAGGAAGGCAATCACCGAAAGGTCATGGTGAATGAAAAATGGGAACAACAAAAAGAATATGTAAGAGCGAAGCTTTCAGAAGAAAAAGCTGGTTCTATTTTCCGTCAACGTAAAATAGACGTAGAACCAGTTTTTGGATTCTTGAAGGCTAATTTGCGTTTCACTCGATTTTCCGTTCGAGGAAAATCGAAAGTGGAAAATGAAATGGGCATTGCCTTAATGGCCGTGAATTTACGGAAATACACGGCCAACAAAGATCAACTGACCAAAAATAATGGAGAGAAATGGAAAAAGGAGAATTTAAGTTGGCTCAAATTCTCCTTTTTCCTATTTTGAAGCTAGTTTTGTCCCAGCCTCTTTTTATGCTTGAAATCAACTTTATTTTGCTAATTCGGTTACATATTCATTCATCTGATTCTCATCAAATCGGCGTTCCCATTTTGACATAACAATCGCCGCCAAAGAGTTACCAACAACGTTTACAGCTGTACGTGCCATGTCGAGGATACGGTCGATACCGGCGATAAAGGCAAGCCCTTCCAATGGAATTCCTACAGAGCCCAAAGTTGCAAGTAGAACGACGAAAGATACGCCCGGCACTCCCGCAATTCCTTTGGAAGTCACCATCAATACAAGCACTAACGTAATTTGTTCAACAATGGACAAATCGATTCCGTACAAC includes:
- a CDS encoding TIGR00730 family Rossman fold protein — its product is MRVAVYCGSSSGKSPIYEEAAIELGKALAKKKYGVVYGGSTQGLMGKVADAALSEGGEVIGVMPKQLMNKKEKLHTGLTELYIVDSMHTRKKKMSDLSHAFVALPGGCGTLDEYFEAFTWAQIGIHSKPVILYNVNGFYDALIQHFEKMMEEGFLREHQHSLFQAVTTVEELLFILDGLNEALKEGN
- a CDS encoding IS1182 family transposase — its product is MFKYYNMNQLVLPLDLEIKLQENDIAFHIHHLVESIPDEAFQPFLRNTGCPAYHPRMMLKIILCAYSQSVFSGRKIEALLKDSIRMMWLAQGYEPSYRTINRFRVHPEVKELIRQCFVQFRCQLVEEKLIDQEAIFIDGTKIEANANKFTFVWKKSIEKYNQSLIEKSNQLYNELLEKEIIPEMERENEGELSVEELAQMVQQVDEVITEYDQKIEASPDATERKALRSERKYPKRVYKQLIDLILRKQKYQKDFEILGERNSYSKTDLDATFMRMKDDYMKNGQLKAGYNVQIATEGQYALAYSIFPNPTDTRTLIPFLNKIEKDYFPLPKYIVADAGYGSEQNYEDILSNRKCEALIPYTMYEKEQKKKYKQNPFHPDNWMYDEESDTYICPNQQRVTFRYRSVRTDKTGFKRELKIYECENCSGCPFRSSCTKAKEGNHRKVMVNEKWEQQKEYVRAKLSEEKAGSIFRQRKIDVEPVFGFLKANLRFTRFSVRGKSKVENEMGIALMAVNLRKYTANKDQLTKNNGEKWKKENLSWLKFSFFLF
- the tadA gene encoding tRNA adenosine(34) deaminase TadA, with translation MALHEKDQFFMREAMIEAKKAEALGEVPIGAVIVYQDKIIARSHNLRESTQNAVTHAELMAIQEACKVLGSWRLEETTLYVTLEPCPMCAGAILQSRIPRVVYGARDPKAGCVDSLYRLLNDPRFNHECDVTEGVLADECGSLLTHFFKGIRERKKAEKEKLKDMEEKDSD
- a CDS encoding RraA family protein — its product is MSNLVERFLAVPTTAISDATGGHTNLDANIKPLSDHYKIAGRAVTVRLPDGENKAVLEAISIAKKGDILVIDAKGNTNRAVAGDFVASLAKGLGIQGFVVNGVIRDIAAMRELDFPIFALGTTVASGNKHGGGKVNVPIAIGGVSVQPGDFIVGDVDGVVVIPQGEEEEILKKAEEKMAKDEAREKEALANGEESIRKYLEKALAK